The Macadamia integrifolia cultivar HAES 741 unplaced genomic scaffold, SCU_Mint_v3 scaffold22, whole genome shotgun sequence genome has a segment encoding these proteins:
- the LOC122066040 gene encoding pentatricopeptide repeat-containing protein At5g39710-like: protein MKLCNSSSVADVYYVVHSTPLCQARACQMRNYSSSATSTTTTTVTNLDFLDQFLPFGNLDLPNIVNAYERRQIVVGLSKMIKQEQGYLLKGFSRSFCPFFLVEIMKFFNNRQSAFAFFKLAFRNDSESSIQSCCLVAHLLAAEEVRFLSQDVLSCVIARVGPGRSKDVVDFVWRDHHLYQSNFSALDSLMRAFMRVGMVTDAMELVGRIRNLGLRPSLSAMSILLKQLLQRGDYSNVWKLFRDLVGKGPSPSNFTFNVVINGFCKRGYLQVGKSLLHLMHKFHCEPDVFTYNILINAYCVSGRTSDALGWVHWMISMGCRPSAVTFSTLINAYCKEGNMVEARAHFDGLQDVGIAPNTTMYNILIDGYVKAREIGQANLLYEEMQGKGLAPDVITFNILVSGNNRFGREEDGDRLLRDISMSSLVPNHSLSDISIAGLCWAGRLDDAMEFLRDMLQKGVLPSMVAFNSIIAGYSKVGIDNQAFEAYRVMIEFGLTPSSSTCSSLLMGLCKKGRLQEAGELMDKMMEKGFPINRVAFTLLLDGYFRVGDITGAQVLWDEMEQRGISPDMVAFSAFIDGLSKSGLVEEAYEAYEEMLRRDFVPNNFTYNSLIGGFVNCGKLSEALKLQVKMRQRGLIPDIFTTNMIINGYCKQGRMNSAKDVFMHMQRNGLTPDIVTYNTLISGYCKAFDVVNTEDFVSKMHASWCNPDITTYNIRIHGFCSIRRMSHAVMMLDELVLSGIVPNTVTYNTMMNGVCSDVLDRAILLSAKLLRMCFAPNVVTVNLLLSHFCKQGMPDRALMWGQKLSEISFAFDGITYKILDRAYRDLQDGAEISKEKSGMNVFLDFLMYITYDYLYRNRPNFELDHKYFLQI from the exons ATGAAGCTCTGCAACAGTTCATCCGTTGCTGATGTCTACTACGTTGTGCACAGTACACCTCTTTGTCAAG CCCGAGCTTGTCAAATGAGGAACTATTCTTCTTCGGCTACTTctactaccaccaccaccgtTACAAACTTAGATTTTCTTGATCAGTTCTTGCCTTTTGGAAACTTGGATTTGCCTAATATCGTTAATGCATATGAAAGGCGTCAAATTGTGGTCGGGTTATCGAAAATGATCAAACAAGAACAAGGGTATCTCCTAAAGGGTTTTTCTCGAAGTTTTTGCCCCTTTTTCCTGGTAGAGATTATGAAATTCTTTAATAATCGTCAATCGGCTTTTGcattcttcaaacttgcatTTCGGAATGACTCAGAGAGCTCAATTCAGTCGTGTTGTCTTGTGGCTCATCTTCTTGCGGCGGAAGAGGTTCGTTTCCTTTCACAAGATGTCCTTTCTTGTGTAATTGCAAGAGTTGGACCTGGTAGAAGTAAAGATGTGGTGGATTTTGTGTGGAGGGATCACCATTTGTACCAGTCGAATTTCTCGGCTCTCGATTCACTTATGAGGGCCTTTATGAGGGTTGGTATGGTTACAGATGCAATGGAGCTTGTGGGTAGAATAAGGAACCTTGGGTTGAGGCCAAGTTTGTCTGCCATGAGCATTCTCCTCAAGCAGTTACTTCAGAGGGGTGATTATAGTAATGTTTGGAAATTGTTCAGGGATTTGGTTGGTAAAGGACCTTCTCCTTCTAATTTTACTTTTAATGTTGTAATTAATGGGTTTTGTAAAAGAGGATATCTTCAAGTTGGGAAGAGTCTACTGCACTTGATGCACAAATTCCACTGTGAACCTGATGTCTTTACGTATAACATTTTGATCAATGCTTACTGCGTCAGTGGCCGAACATCAGATGCTCTTGGCTGGGTCCATTGGATGATCTCGATGGGTTGCAGACCAAGTGCTGTTACTTTCAGTACACTTATCAATGCTTATTGTAAGGAAGGGAATATGGTTGAAGCAAGAGCACACTTTGATGGACTTCAAGATGTTGGTATTGCTCCAAACACCACCATGTATAACATCCTCATTGATGGATATGTCAAGGCAAGAGAGATTGGGCAGGCTAATTTACTTTATGAGGAAATGCAGGGTAAGGGCTTAGCTCCGGATGTTATAACTTTTAACATTCTTGTGTCTGGGAACAACAGGTTTGGGAGGGAAGAAGATGGTGACAGGTTACTGAGGGATATATCCATGTCAAGTTTGGTTCCCAATCATTCATTGTCAGATATTTCAATTGCAGGGTTGTGTTGGGCTGGTAGGCTTGATGATGCCATGGAATTCCTACGAGATATGCTTCAGAAGGGGGTACTTCCTAGTATGGTTGCATTCAACTCAATAATTGCAGGTTATAGCAAAGTGGGCATAGATAACCAGGCCTTTGAAGCTTACAGGGTTATGATAGAGTTTGGTCTGACACCTTCATCTTCCACTTGTAGTTCTCTGCTGATGGGCTTGTGCAAAAAGGGAAGGCTGCAAGAGGCTGGAGAACTTATGGATAAGATGATGGAGAAGGGTTTCCCCATCAACAGAGTAGCTTTCACTTTGCTTTTAGATGGTTATTTCAGGGTGGGAGACATTACAGGGGCTCAGGTGTTGTGGGATGAGATGGAACAGAGGGGGATATCTCCAGATATGGTTGCATTCTCAGCCTTCATAGATGGGCTTTCAAAATCAGGTCTTGTGGAAGAGGCCTATGAAGCATATGAAGAAATGTTGAGGAGGGATTTTGTGCCAAACAACTTCACTTACAACTCCTTGATTGGTGGGTTTGTTAATTGTGGAAAATTGAGCGAAGCATTGAAGTTGCAGGTGAAGATGAGACAAAGAGGACTTATCCCAGATATATTCACTACTAATATGATCATTAATGGGTATTGTAAACAGGGCAGGATGAATTCAGCGAAGGATGTATTTATGCACATGCAGAGAAATGGGTTGACCCCTGACATTGTTACGTACAACACTTTGATAAGTGGGTATTGCAAGGCTTTTGATGTGGTTAACACTGAGGATTTTGTGAGTAAGATGCATGCTAGCTGGTGTAACCCGGATATTACAACGTATAATATACGGATCCATGGTTTCTGCAGTATCCGCAGGATGAGTCACGCTGTGATGATGTTGGATGAACTTGTTTTATCAGGTATTGTTCCTAACACTGTAACATACAACACTATGATGAATGGTGTTTGCAGTGACGTACTGGATCGTGCTATTTTATTATCAGCAAAGTTGCTTAGGATGTGCTTTGCTCCAAATGTTGTTACTGTTAATTTATTGCTCTCTCACTTCTGCAAGCAAGGGATGCCTGATAGAGCCTTGATGTGGGGCCAGAAGTTGAGTGAAATCTCCTTTGCCTTTGATggaattacatataaaatattGGACAGAGCCTATCGTGACCTGCAGGACGGTGCAGAAATTTCAAAAGAGAAATCAGGGATGAATGTGTTCCTTGACTTTCTCATGTACATTACATATGATTATCTATACAGAAATAGGCCTAATTTTGAATTGGATCATAAATACTTCCTGCAAATATGA
- the LOC122066041 gene encoding probable serine/threonine-protein kinase PBL19 translates to MKCFYSFSKRSKSREQKSAPELKTRSQPDSPPLAQGRKSSGSPTVQRSIPEMYEEKAHNLRVFTISELRNATNDFSRLLKIGEGGFGSVYKGIIKTSGVHGERMVVAIKKLNKDGLQGHKQWLAEVQFLGVVEHPNLVKLIGYCAVDGERGIQRLLIYEFMPNKTLEDHLFNRALPVLPWQTRLKIVLGAAQGLAYLHEELEVQVIYRDFKSSNVLLDEDFKPKLSDFGLAREGPADGRSHVSTAVVGTYGYAAPDYVETGHLTTKSDVYSFGVVLYEVLTGRRSLERNRPRLEQKLLEWVKQFPPESKRFGMIMDPRLQNQYSLYAAKKIAKLADSCLCKNPKERPLMSTVVESLKQAIQVAEDGNTPQKSSDSSEIHPVDSDEKSYPVGISGSAKRRMANQARV, encoded by the exons ATGAAGTGTTTCTACAGCTTCAGTAAGAGAAGCAAAAGCAGGGAACAGAAGTCGGCACCGGAGCTCAAAACTAGAAGCCAACCGGATAGTCCGCCCCTGGCTCAGGGAAGGAAATCCTCAGGTTCCCCTACCGTGCAGCGAAGCATCCCTGAGATGTATGAGGAGAAGGCCCACAATTTGCGGGTCTTTACCATCTCGGAGCTTAGGAACGCAACAAATGATTTTAGTAGGTTGCTTAAGATTGGGGAAGGTGGATTTGGGAGTGTATATAAAGGAATCATTAAGACTTCTGGTGTTCATGGGGAACGGATGGTCGTTGCCATAAAGAAGCTTAACAAAGATGGCTTGCAG GGTCATAAACAATGGCTGGCAGAAGTTCAGTTTCTCGGTGTTGTTGAGCACCCGAATCTTGTAAAACTCATTGGATACTGCGCTGTAGATGGTGAACGAGGCATCCAACGATTACTTATATATGAATTCATGCCAAACAAGACCTTAGAAGATCATCTTTTCAACCGAGCTCTTCCGGTTCTTCCCTGGCAAACGAGATTAAAGATAGTCCTTGGTGCAGCCCAAGGGTTGGCTTATCTGCATGAAGAATTGGAAGTCCAG GTAATATATCGGGATTTTAAATCATCAAATGTGCTACTAGATGAGGATTTCAAACCAAAGCTATCAGACTTTGGGCTTGCAAGGGAGGGACCAGCAGATGGACGCTCACATGTATCTACCGCG GTGGTTGGAACATATGGGTATGCCGCTCCGGACTATGTTGAGACCGGCCATCTCACAACCAAGAGTGATGTATACAGCTTTGGTGTGGTTCTATATGAGGTCCTTACAGGTAGACGATCATTGGAGAGAAACCGCCCAAGATTGGAGCAGAAGCTTTTGGAGTGGGTGAAGCAGTTTCCTCCTGAGAGTAAGAGGTTTGGCATGATAATGGACCCACGGCTTCAAAACCAGTATTCTCTATATGCAGCAAAGAAAATTGCCAAATTGGCAGACAGTTGCCTGTGCAAGAATCCAAAAGAACGTCCATTGATGAGCACGGTTGTAGAAAGCTTGAAGCAAGCAATCCAAGTTGCAGAAGATGGGAACACTCCTCAGAAGAGTTCTGATTCCTCTGAAATTCACCCGGTTGACTCTGATGAGAAATCATATCCAGTTGGCATCTCTGGATCTGCGAAGAGGCGGATGGCCAACCAGGCTAGA GTTTAA